CCAAAACAGGTCTATTTCCTTTGAGCACACCTGTAGTATTTGGATATCATGCATGTTTTCTAACCCACAAAGTAATGGTTGTCCGGTTGGTGTCCTGTGCTTTACCTGGAACCTTCAAAGCTACTTTAGCTAGAATCTTGTTTCCACTGTCAAGGTTTTGCTAATGTATAGTCTGTGAATTACATGATTAAATGAACTGCTTTCCTTTGTGAAATATACaatgttgggatttgtcccacattggttaattatctcctccaaaactagtatatgagcctgggcggcctctccattctttgccaattggtttggagttggatgctttaacatacaATAACCCTTTTGACCTTCTGCAAATTCTTAggaatcatcattcatcaatgaaaatttgaattgtCTAGAATATAGTGTCAGAGATATCTAAAACTGGCCACGCTTGAAAGTTTGCCTGTAATCAAGGCTTCTAGTATCTGCCCTGCTATCTATTTGCATTATCATGTGTTTTCCTTGCCTGACAACCCTGCATCTTCCGTGCAAATTGAATAGAAGCCTACATTGCACAATCTATATGTTCAATGTTTATGTATAgctggttttaaaaaaatgtatcgACCCATGGTAAACAACAGAAATATTACATCTTGAGCAAGGACACGAGAATATCTGATTTCTTTCCCATGCaagaagagagacagagagagtgggagggagggagagagagatcacgAAGGATAAGCTTTTGTCAAACTCAGAGCGAAACACCGGCGTTGTACTTAGTCGACACGATCCCAATCTTCTTGTTGGGCGACAAGTTGTCCACGACCAAAGAGCAATTGACAGAAACTGTGAAATGCCTCAGAGGGAATTCTCCCACCACAACGTTCACGGGCACCTTGACTTGAACCAGCAACGGTATGTGCCCCGAGTTTTGGTTTTGCATGAGGGCCTCCTGAAGACCCGACCCGAATTCACTCTTTCCACTCATCAAAACCTTCATCATGGTGGTGTTCTTGTGCCCCTGGTGAAAGTGAGGGAGATTCCCAGTGCAAAGCGTGGAGTCCTTATACGAGACGGTCACAGCATTTTCGCGGCCATAGATGAAACCAATATTCTCATTAGGATTTTCAGCCTTCACTGTAACCAAGAACTGGGTGAGGAGGCTGAAATCAGATTGAAGGTCGAAAGCTTGGACAGTCATGCCTTCCACATGGTAGGAAGGCATTTGAGGCTTGTAGAAGGTGTAGAAATAGAGGATGAATGCGGATACGATGAAGATGAAGAGGAACAGGAGGCAATAGCAGCAACATATGCATCTGAGGCAACCACTCCCGCCTTTCTTGTGATGGGTCGATTGGTAACGGGGGACATTGCGGCGGTAGGGAGGGGGACGGAGGCTTCCGTTGTTCTCAGATAGGGCGACGTAGGGTGGCGGGGGTGCAGAACTCATTGTGATAATGGTGGGTTAGAATGTGGAAATTAAGAATGCAACCTTTGGTTGATATTCCATCAAAGAAGGAGAACCAGAAGATGAGGGAGGATGAAGGAGCggctcttcttcttcctctccgctgaaatctgagagagagagagagagagagagagagagagattggtatCTATAGGTATTTGTCTAATTTAAGACAACTGTGTTTTCACATATGTGTGGCTAAAGATGTACATATTCTAGCGGGCTTGCTCGAGCTAAATAACTTGGCTCTTGGATACGTGCAGTTTTTTCCCGgatttcttctttatttcctGTACAGACATTTGGGGTTGCTGGCTAGTTTGACtgaatttctttgttcttctgcTACAGCATATCAGCTACACTATATTTCAAGAATTGACAGCATATTATCCTAAATTTTGGAACTTCGATTCTTTGCTATCCGAAATTGGGATTGCACTGTGAAGTCCGCGAAATGCAGGACCATAACGTACGGGTCGTCTGGATGATTTGAGCGGTATGATAGGTATTGCTATCCAAGTAGatcatccaaataaaaaattgattgattagATCATCTTTTTTCCCAAATGAAAAGATATTAGTGAGGGATCAAATGGGGTATGCAGATTGgctaatttttatttatatgaCAAATGTGATTTCGATCAGTTGACTATTACTACTCGGCCAATTTGTTTTCTAGGCGGGCCTGAGATGACGGCTCAGACCATTGAGGTCGGCTACATTCCACAGACTCCATGATAGGAGCAAGATTTGTGACAGTAGAGATTTATTCTTCCTAATTTTGATGGTggatatatatttattttcttgtacATCAACCAAAAATACATATGAATCCTGTTGACCAAACTCCAATTTTCGTCAATCAAATATATAAGTAGAATTCTCATAGCATGAAGATGAAAGGTTTTCATAACACTGTATGCATAGTATAGTTGAATCCCCGCTAACAAAATAACTGAGTAAcctaaccatttttttttttttaatgcaggGTGTCCGagccagcttgcgcgcacctaaCCATCTTTGCTTTAGAGCATTCGCAATACCTTCAGGTCGACTCAAAGCTCAGCTCAACCCAACTTCTTCACCAAACCAAAAGTTACAAGAAAAAGCAAACTAAAAATACTTTCGCTCCGGGATGGGAGTGGAGAGATTGCTGGTGGAGAGTAGCAACACCTCGATAAACGAAATTGCGCGAACAGCATGGCCGAACACACGACCGACTTCACTTTGACGCCAAACTTCTTTAGCTTCTGACACCTATTGGATTCTCGCGAGTAGTCGTAATTGTCCGAGGATGCCAACTTGTATGTGCTGAGGAAAATCTGCCTTTTCTTCGCCCTTTCCCTTCTGAAGCTTAAAGAAACTGTCATGTTAGGGCGTTGGTCATCACTCTTTTGCTTCGGGATTGCGCGGGTCCGCCGGCTGAAACGCAGTGTGGTGTTCCTTACTAGGGAGTCCATGGCTGtgtgcttgagagagagagagagagagagagagagagaggggctagCTGAACCAAGTAGATATATGAAGATGCTGTatatataaaaggaaaaatttgTTCGACTGTTCTTGCCTTTTGGTTCTTTCGTGGAGGGCGCAACGTTTGGATTGCAGCCAAATATGTAATCCACGACGCTGACATCCATTGTGGAAGAGTCAACTTTGGCAAATACTGTAAGTCTTAATGGTAGGTCCATGAAAtgggaaaatttattaaaacgcAGGCATCGGCACCCGGTGCTTAAATCCCTTACCTCATAATTGTATGGCGGAAAGAAACCTGCGACACTAGACCTTGTCGCTAAATAATCTCTCATGAAATGGAAGCAAGTTCAAGGCAATTGACGGCTGAAATGTtcggatcaaaaaatatatatatttaatactTTTGGCCCCCGCCACGTTGTGTTTAAGGTACCACACGTAAATGTTagtcttaggctccgttccggaacgataaataagtacttatttttaagaaggcaatttcaagcttaaaaatcatgtgcttacgcaaataattttttatcactatggatcttgtataatagatctcattgagatctttaatacggtgcaaaaaaaattgaaaaattatttttcatttacattattttttagtttaaaaatgtgaaataagttcttattttttaagaaggtgttctgaaacgggaccTTAAATTAAGCATATGAATCTCATAACAATAGTAAATTAATACTCCGTATACTACCTCGTAGTGCCGCCTAAAGTACATAGGTCTTTTTCGTTATTTTATGTCAATTGGTTTTAACGTTGGTATACTATTTTTTAACATTAGTCTTATTCCTCTTATAAGTCGAAAGATGTGACGTAGAAATTTGATctaaataaaaatactaaaaagacATCGCACTAAAAAGTTAGGCTAAGGGGCTTTACCCGCTGTCATTTGTCAAGCCTTATCTTCAATAAGCAGTTGCCTGAAGCCCTCGTTATTGACCTTTGACCAATATAGTATTTCCAATGAAAGTCTATGGAGAGAAAATGCAAAAAGCAACCTATAGAACTGCTGAAAAGTGTGTTAGCCACCACCTCATTATTTGGTACCAACTCGTGGAGCGCGCCTACTCTATTTTAACTATGGTTATCAGGTTATGGTTTAAAATACTCCACTTAGTAGCGTAAAACAATGATAAGATCCCAAAGCttatctatttttatttttcaagaaacGTTTTCCCTATTCACTATGAAATCATTATTCACTTATTCGCAATGACGTTTGGGATATTTGTGTgataaaatatttgttaaaagGTGTATTAGAATAAAAATGGATCCCATAAGTGTGTGTTAGATATTGATAACATAGAAGTGTGTTAGAACATCCAC
The sequence above is drawn from the Rhododendron vialii isolate Sample 1 chromosome 6a, ASM3025357v1 genome and encodes:
- the LOC131329006 gene encoding NDR1/HIN1-like protein 6, whose amino-acid sequence is MSSAPPPPYVALSENNGSLRPPPYRRNVPRYQSTHHKKGGSGCLRCICCCYCLLFLFIFIVSAFILYFYTFYKPQMPSYHVEGMTVQAFDLQSDFSLLTQFLVTVKAENPNENIGFIYGRENAVTVSYKDSTLCTGNLPHFHQGHKNTTMMKVLMSGKSEFGSGLQEALMQNQNSGHIPLLVQVKVPVNVVVGEFPLRHFTVSVNCSLVVDNLSPNKKIGIVSTKYNAGVSL